A part of Ziziphus jujuba cultivar Dongzao chromosome 8, ASM3175591v1 genomic DNA contains:
- the LOC107414371 gene encoding probable protein phosphatase 2C 75, translating to MARLAEFFPTPISTASGGDSPEKCPERRRRRIELRRSRCSPRQLPKVSCSEGTQMSDFVSRGQKRHFMEDHEARTSAALEVAAPSTPVAKLPVRRLVRNLMPIFAAISTAGNMDERLSVKEDFCRPQIIGGQPLHLFAVFDGRGNPHVSILCKELMHLVIGEELTRLNPTGNESSGGSSSQSKKLVQAQLLWAMNKSFHRVDIVSQGMCLCGKTKGISCACNPLRLGFGGSAAVVIVLTADSMIIANFGRSRAVLCRAGKAISLSNRPKSGRNEEVERLLKEEEKGRPYEILMNKLMKTVNRPSGPEILIVERAVEDECLILASNGLWDVIPESIACGIASRTLGDEIVDGVGVQQVDLPPPNRPNQDCNNNNNISSVFSSIDNDTQRDARFPCKSGLVATILCRLALGRGRSNNNVSVMVVDLKSN from the exons ATGGCTAGACTTGCTGAATTCTTTCCCACCCCAATCTCTACGGCTTCTGGTGGCGATTCTCCCGAGAAATGCCCAGAACGTCGCCGACGGAGAATCGAGTTGAGACGGTCCAGGTGTTCCCCAAGGCAGCTCCCTAAGGTGAGTTGTTCTGAAGGGACGCAAATGTCTGATTTTGTTTCGAGAGGACAGAAACGTCATTTCATGGAGGATCACGAGGCGAGGACGTCGGCTGCGCTGGAGGTGGCGGCGCCGTCGACGCCGGTAGCGAAGCTTCCGGTTCGGCGATTGGTTAGAAATCTGATGCCCATTTTCGCAGCCATTTCGACTGCAGGGAATATGGATGAGCGGTTGTCGGTGAAGGAAGACTTCTGTCGGCCCCAAATCATCGGTGGACAGCCTCTTCATCTATTTGCTGTCTTTGATGGTCGTGGGAACCCTCAT GTCTCCATTCTTTGCAAGGAACTGATGCACCTCGTGATAGGTGAGGAGCTGACGCGCTTGAATCCCACCGGCAACGAAAGCAGCGGCGGCAGCAGCTCGCAAAGCAAAAAGTTGGTGCAGGCTCAGCTTCTGTGGGCCATGAACAAAAGCTTCCACCGGGTGGATATAGTGTCTCAAGGCATGTGCTTGTGTGGGAAGACTAAAGGGATCTCTTGTGCTTGCAATCCCCTCAGGCTGGGCTTCGGCGGCTCTGCCGCCGTGGTAATCGTATTGACAGCTGACAGTATGATAATCGCTAACTTCGGAAGATCACGCGCCGTTCTCTGCCGTGCTGGGAAAGCCATCTCACTCTCTAATCGCCCTAAG TCAGGTAGAAATGAGGAAGTGGAAAGGCtattgaaagaagaagaaaaaggaagaccTTATGAAATTCTGATGaacaaattaatgaaaacaGTGAATAGACCATCGGGACCGGAGATTCTCATCGTGGAAAGGGCGGTGGAAGATGAGTGTTTGATTCTTGCAAGCAATGGACTTTGGGATGTGATACCCGAAAGCATAGCTTGTGGAATAGCGAGTAGGACTCTTGGAGATGAAATTGTGGATGGTGTGGGTGTACAGCAGGTTGATCTGCCTCCTCCTAATCGGCCTAATCAAGActgcaacaacaataataatatttcaagtgtgTTTTCAAGTATTGACAATGACACTCAAAGAGACGCAAGATTTCCATGTAAGAGTGGACTTGTGGCAACAATACTGTGCCGTCTGGCTCTAGGGCGTGGAAGAAGTAACAATAATGTCAGTGTCATGGTTGTGGACTTGAAGAGCAACTGA
- the LOC107414379 gene encoding glycosylinositol phosphorylceramide mannosyl transferase 1 → MSTFIGIREVYPNGNGSAATISETNGSLYSPAKEKAAARGFYNGRSSLFIRRLRKLLSTVKLRLLLGLCIFCVVVWMIARLSSLTGWIPYYPSSSFTSISRGRYTVLINTWKRNSLLKQSVAHYASCSGADAIHVVWSESNPPSDGLKAYLKKTVLSKSQTTRKPNFEFHINGEDNLNNRFKPIRDLTTDSIFSVDDDVIVPCTTLDFAFTVWRSAPFTMVGFVPRMHWLDKEKNGVASYKYGGWWSVWWMGTYSMVLSKAAFFHKNYLDLYTKEMPSSIYDYVTKQRNCEDIAMSLLVANSTGAPPIWVEGKIYEIGSSGISSLKGHSKKRNKCLNDFISMYGKMPLVPTNVKAVDARQKWFW, encoded by the exons ATGTCGACCTTCATCGGAATCCGAGAGGTTTACCCCAACGGCAATGGCTCTGCGGCGACCATCTCAGAGACCAATGGTAGCCTCTACTCTCCGGCGAAAGAGAAAGCCGCCGCAAGAGGCTTCTACAATGGCCGCTCATCGCTTTTCATACGACGGCTCCGCAAACTCCTTAGCACGGTTAAGCTCAGGCTGCTTCTGGGTCTCTGCATATTCTGCGTCGTCGTTTGGATGATCGCTAGGCTTAGCTCTTTGACGGGTTGGATCCCCTACtacccttcttcttccttcactTCTATTTCAAG GGGTAGATATACGGTTCTTATCAACACTTGGAAGAGGAATTCTCTTCTGAAGCAATCTGTTGCTCACTATGCTTCATGTAGTGGTGCTGATGCAATACACGTGGTGTGGAGTGAATCCAATCCCCCATCAGATGGTCTGAAAGCCTATCTGAAGAAAACCGTTTTATCCAAATCACAGACAACTCGCAAACCCAACTTCGAGTTTCATATAAATGGGGAGGATAATTTAAACAATAGGTTTAAGCCAATTAGAGACCTCACCACTGATTCCATTTTCTCTGTTGATGATGATGTGATTGTTCCATGTACCACCCTCGATTTTGCTTTCACCGTATGGCGAAGCGCCCCATTCACAATGGTTGGTTTTGTCCCTCGCATGCATTGGCTGGATAAAGAG AAGAATGGTGTAGCAAGTTATAAATATGGAGGATGGTGGTCAGTTTGGTGGATGGGCACCTATAGCATGGTTCTCTCAAAAGCTGCATTCTTTCACAAGAATTACTTGGACCTGTATACTAAGGAGATGCCCTCATCAATATATGATTATGTAACCAAGCAGAG AAATTGTGAAGATATAGCCATGTCACTGCTTGTTGCCAATTCCACTGGTGCTCCTCCAATTTGGGTGGAAG GTAAAATATATGAGATTGGATCATCTGGAATTAGCAGTTTGAAAGGGCATAGCAAGAAGAGGAATAAATGCCTTAATGATTTCATTTCCATGTATGGAAAAATGCCCCTGGTACCAACCAATGTTAAAGCTGTGGACGCAAGGCAAAAATGGTTCTGGTAG
- the LOC107414394 gene encoding receptor-like serine/threonine-protein kinase At4g25390 — translation MPSRQIPIVPAPSPSPTIHHRTIRPAAAVTAAATATAFSLLFFLALCFRKTRKRTAPEADSKPPHRFSYSILRRATDSFAASRRLGQGGFGPVFYGILPKPRQEIAVKLMDSGSLQGEREFQNELFFASMLDSKHVLSVLGFSSDRKRRRMLLVYEFMSNGNLQEALLHRKCPELMDWKKRFATAVDIAKGLQYLHGLNPPIIHGDIKPSNILLDRDFSAKIADFGLARLKVENQIEIAVEGSDGAKINGGLETKKEDLESNGGGGVDDYGSVVEETESVTTGFEDLNLGFDLSPSPATAVSASPEAAGLVASPEEFEKLSTLEGGNFDKASPETFEKLISEGNYDKTSMEGGKQNAKKDWWWKQENSGVKDYVMEWIGTEIKNERPNSNWTATASTSSNLSGKADKKKNRKQLDWWMSMEDVKNPKKEKKEKKEKRRPAREWWKEEYCEELAKKKKKKMKHQKGMNNIDNGDEWWLQDDELCVDRKKKNRSRSWGSKSSIDWWLDGLSGELWRGRRNTSHDSASGEIPKSGGISSTPSMRGTVCYVAPEYGFGENPSDKCDVYSFGVLLLVLIAGRRPLQVTNSPLSEYQRANLLSWARHLARAGKLIDLVDKSIQSLDQQQAVLCITVALLCLQKSPARRPSMNEVVAMLSGELELPQLPPELSPSPHPRFPFKSHKRVR, via the coding sequence ATGCCATCGCGCCAAATCCCCATAGTTCCAGCTCCTTCACCTTCCCCAACCATTCACCACCGGACCATTCGTCCGGCGGCGGCCGTCACCGCCGCCGCCACAGCCACCGCCTTTTCATTACTCTTCTTCCTCGCCCTCTGCTTTCGCAAGACTCGAAAGCGAACTGCACCGGAGGCTGATTCCAAGCCACCCCATCGTTTCTCCTATTCCATCCTGCGCCGCGCCACCGACTCATTCGCCGCCTCTCGCCGTCTCGGTCAAGGTGGGTTTGGACCCGTTTTCTATGGAATACTTCCCAAACCCCGTCAAGAGATTGCCGTTAAGCTCATGGACTCGGGGTCCCTCCAAGGCGAGCGCGAGTTCCAGAACGAGCTCTTCTTCGCTTCCATGCTTGATTCTAAGCATGTCCTTTCGGTTCTCGGTTTCTCTTCGGATCGGAAACGGCGGAGGATGTTACTGGTTTATGAGTTCATGAGTAATGGGAATTTGCAGGAGGCTCTGTTGCATCGCAAATGCCCTGAATTGATGGATTGGAAGAAGCGGTTCGCGACCGCCGTCGATATCGCCAAAGGGCTTCAGTATCTTCACGGCCTCAACCCGCCCATTATCCACGGCGACATAAAGCCTAGTAATATACTCCTGGACAGGGACTTCTCGGCCAAGATTGCGGATTTCGGGCTTGCCAGGTTGAAAGTAGAGAATCAGATTGAGATTGCTGTTGAAGGGTCCGATGGGGCCAAGATAAACGGTGGGTTGGAGACGAAGAAGGAAGATTTGGAGAGTAATGGTGGAGGTGGGGTTGACGATTATGGTTCGGTGGTCGAAGAAACCGAGAGTGTGACTACTGGGTTCGAAGATTTGAACTTGGGTTTTGATCTATCACCATCTCCGGCGACGGCAGTGTCAGCGTCACCGGAGGCTGCCGGACTGGTGGCATCTCCGGAGGAGTTCGAGAAGTTGAGCACGTTGGAGGGTGGTAATTTTGATAAAGCGTCGCCGGAGACTTTCGAGAAATTGATATCGGAGGGAAATTACGATAAGACTAGCATGGAAGGAGGGAAGCAGAATGCGAAGAAGGATTGGTGGTGGAAACAAGAGAATAGCGGCGTGAAGGACTATGTAATGGAATGGATTGGGACTGAAATCAAGAACGAAAGGCCCAACAGTAATTGGACAGCAACAGCTTCTACAAGCAGTAATTTATCAGGGAAAGCAGATAAAAAGAAGAATAGGAAGCAATTGGATTGGTGGATGTCAATGGAAGATGTTAAGAATCccaagaaggagaagaaggagaagaaggagaagagaaggCCTGCGAGGGAATGGTGGAAGGAAGAGTACTGCGAGGAAttagcaaagaagaagaagaaaaagatgaagcATCAAAAGGGAATGAACAATATAGACAATGGCGATGAGTGGTGGCTACAAGATGATGAATTATGCGTGGacaggaagaagaagaatcggAGTAGGAGTTGGGGCAGTAAGAGTAGTATAGATTGGTGGTTGGATGGGCTTAGCGGCGAGCTTTGGCGAGGTCGCCGGAATACAAGCCATGATTCAGCTAGTGGGGAAATACCCAAGAGCGGTGGCATTAGTAGTACTCCAAGTATGAGAGGAACCGTATGTTATGTTGCCCCTGAATATGGTTTTGGTGAAAATCCTTCGGACAAGTGTGATGTATACAGTTTTGGGGTGTTATTGTTGGTTCTAATTGCTGGAAGGCGACCACTTCAAGTCACAAATTCACCTCTTTCTGAATACCAACGTGCCAATCTATTATCTTGGGCTCGCCATCTTGCCCGTGCTGGGAAGCTTATTGATCTGGTTGACAAGTCTATTCAGTCTTTGGATCAACAACAGGCTGTGCTTTGCATCACTGTTGCATTGCTTTGTTTGCAGAAATCACCAGCTCGCAGGCCTTCAATGAATGAGGTTGTGGCGATGCTTagtggtgagctagaattgccTCAGCTACCACCTGAATTGTCTCCTTCACCTCATCCACGCTTCCCGTTCAAGTCTCATAAAAGAGTCCGGTGA
- the LOC107414383 gene encoding transcription factor bHLH118 isoform X1 — translation MSSPLHQSNELVFQISPNPHKKHKISKDLILGTTPASLDFAVFDDKKKANNDGWWRQRRKPIAAASLENSTTSINNNKKMMKHRDIERLRRQEMATRYASLRSLLPLELIKWWWVSQGKRSISDHIIEAVNYIKLLQNKIKKLGSQRDELKKLSNSATISDHESRSSSTSPPAAAAASRLSVQPFGSGVEIIISSSTSSFPLSRVLDVLLQEGLSIVQCFSTTINDKLHHTIHSDRVNNVETINLPSLEKKLTEAISSS, via the exons ATGTCTTCTCCTTTACACCAAAGCAATGAGCTGGTTTTCCAGATTTCACCTAATCCCCACAAAAAGCACAAAATCTCCAAAGATCTGATTCTTGGGACTACTCCTGCCTCACTGGATTTCGCTGTTTTTGACGACAAAAAGAAGGCGAATAACGACGGCTGGTGGCGGCAGAGGCGGAAACCAATTGCTGCTGCTAGTTTGGAAAACAGTACTACTAGTATTAACAACAacaagaagatgatgaagcatCGAGATATTGAAAGGTTAAGAAGGCAAGAAATGGCTACTCGTTATGCATCACTTAGATCCCTTCTTCCTCTCGAATTAATCAAG TGGTGGTGGGTGTCTCAGGGAAAGCGTTCTATATCCGACCACATAATTGAGGCAGTGAATTACATAAAACTCCTCCAGAACAAGATCAAAAAGCTAGGAAGCCAGAGGGATGAGCTGAAAAAGTTGTCCAATTCAGCTACTATTTCTGACCATGAAAGCAGAAGCTCAAGCACGAGTCCGCCGGCGGCGGCGGCAGCAAGCCGGCTCTCGGTGCAGCCGTTTGGCAGCGGAGTCGAAATTATCATCAGCAGTAGTACTAGTAGCTTTCCTCTGTCAAGGGTTTTGGATGTGCTTCTTCAAGAAGGGCTTAGTATCGTTCAGTGTTTTTCCACCACAATAAATGACAAATTGCATCACACAATTCATTCCGATCGG GTTAATAATGTGGAAACTATCAATTTACCATCGCTTGAAAAGAAACTAACGGAAGCGATTTCATCATCCTGA
- the LOC107414383 gene encoding transcription factor bHLH118 isoform X2 encodes MSSPLHQSNELVFQISPNPHKKHKISKDLILGTTPASLDFAVFDDKKKANNDGWWRQRRKPIAAASLENSTTSINNNKKMMKHRDIERLRRQEMATRYASLRSLLPLELIKGKRSISDHIIEAVNYIKLLQNKIKKLGSQRDELKKLSNSATISDHESRSSSTSPPAAAAASRLSVQPFGSGVEIIISSSTSSFPLSRVLDVLLQEGLSIVQCFSTTINDKLHHTIHSDRVNNVETINLPSLEKKLTEAISSS; translated from the exons ATGTCTTCTCCTTTACACCAAAGCAATGAGCTGGTTTTCCAGATTTCACCTAATCCCCACAAAAAGCACAAAATCTCCAAAGATCTGATTCTTGGGACTACTCCTGCCTCACTGGATTTCGCTGTTTTTGACGACAAAAAGAAGGCGAATAACGACGGCTGGTGGCGGCAGAGGCGGAAACCAATTGCTGCTGCTAGTTTGGAAAACAGTACTACTAGTATTAACAACAacaagaagatgatgaagcatCGAGATATTGAAAGGTTAAGAAGGCAAGAAATGGCTACTCGTTATGCATCACTTAGATCCCTTCTTCCTCTCGAATTAATCAAG GGAAAGCGTTCTATATCCGACCACATAATTGAGGCAGTGAATTACATAAAACTCCTCCAGAACAAGATCAAAAAGCTAGGAAGCCAGAGGGATGAGCTGAAAAAGTTGTCCAATTCAGCTACTATTTCTGACCATGAAAGCAGAAGCTCAAGCACGAGTCCGCCGGCGGCGGCGGCAGCAAGCCGGCTCTCGGTGCAGCCGTTTGGCAGCGGAGTCGAAATTATCATCAGCAGTAGTACTAGTAGCTTTCCTCTGTCAAGGGTTTTGGATGTGCTTCTTCAAGAAGGGCTTAGTATCGTTCAGTGTTTTTCCACCACAATAAATGACAAATTGCATCACACAATTCATTCCGATCGG GTTAATAATGTGGAAACTATCAATTTACCATCGCTTGAAAAGAAACTAACGGAAGCGATTTCATCATCCTGA
- the LOC107414373 gene encoding transcription factor bHLH120, whose amino-acid sequence MFPLHQSNKSSLFISFTSNEQGIVSKDLVLDHGNSVDRSRNLSNHMGKIRPKKLNENPDHHHDERNEKKKLRREIERQRRQEMTTLYVSLRSLLPLELIKGKPSMSEHMNVAVAYIKHLEKKIQELSVKRNELKRQPNCNNEKSNCLLPVYYFTISSWSGMVEIMINSWLGESDDRLTLSRVLEVILEQGLDVVSCISTSQANDKLVYTIQSEVRDFTCTDQTKLQQRLAEVNPSWRYISK is encoded by the exons ATGTTTCCTTTACACCAAAGCAATAAATCTAGCCTTTTCATTTCGTTTACTTCCAACGAAcaaggaattgtctcaaaagATCTGGTCCTGGATCATGGTAATTCAGTGGATCGCAGCCGTAACCTTAGCAACCACATGGGAAAAATCAGGCCAAAGAAACTGAATGAGAATCCAGATCATCATCATGATGAAcgtaatgaaaagaaaaagctgCGTAGAGAAATTGAGAGGCAAAGGAGGCAAGAAATGACTACCCTTTATGTCTCTCTTAGATCTCTACTCCCTCTCGAATTGATCAAG gGCAAGCCATCGATGTCGGAGCATATGAACGTGGCAGTGGCGTATATTAAGCACCTAGAGAAGAAGATTCAAGAACTAAGCGTCAAGAGAAATGAGCTAAAAAGGCAGCCAAATtgtaataatgaaaaatcaaattgcTTATTGCCTGTATACTATTTTACAATAAGCTCTTGGAGTGGTATGGTGGAAATTATGATCAATAGCTGGCTTGGTGAGAGTGATGACAGGTTAACACTTTCAAGAGTTCTTGAAGTGATACTTGAACAAGGACTTGATGTTGTCAGCTGTATTTCCACCTCCCAAGCAAATGATAAATTAGTTTATACAATCCAGTCTGAG GTCAGAGACTTCACATGCACGGATCAAACTAAGCTTCAACAGAGACTTGCAGAAGTAAATCCCTCATGGAGATACATCTCTAAATAA
- the LOC132805092 gene encoding transcription factor bHLH120-like: protein MHPLQQNSGGGGGERMICFSSISHEQKSIPEDLIRTTHASVVQFEDGTSSCNTFRSSCSNNIIIGKDWRSRKLLATNLDDKNSYCGKSSFSDGNNKKAIHRDVERERRKQMAAHFSLLRSLIPYEFLRGKRSTSDQMNEAVNYIKHLQMRIQGLVSRRDELKKLCNLNSLGTGNGSLNKCSRSWVSVQPCFAGIQIVVSSSSFIGENFPLTRILQLLLGEGLDLVSCITTKVNERLLYTIQSEVSDPTSTNFSQLQKNLMEAISSWIQYPAT from the exons ATGCATCCCTTACAGCAAAACAgcggcggcggcggcggcgAAAGGATGATCTGTTTTTCTTCTATTTCCCACGAACAAAAAAGTATCCCAGAGGATCTGATCCGCACTACTCATGCTTCAGTAGTACAATTTGAGGACGGCACTTCTAGTTGTAACACTTTCCGCAGCAGCTGCagcaataatattattattggaaaAGATTGGAGGAGCAGGAAATTGTTAGCAACTAATTTGGATGATAAAAACAGCTACTGTGGCAAATCATCATTTAGTGACGGCAACAATAAGAAGGCGATCCACAGAGATGTCGAAAGGGAAAGAAGGAAACAAATGGCCGCCCATTTTTCACTACTGAGATCCCTAATCCCTTATGAATTTCTCAgg GGAAAGCGTTCGACATCAGATCAAATGAACGAGGCTGTGAATTATATCAAACACTTGCAGATGAGGATTCAAGGATTGGTTTCCCGGAGAGATGAGCTCAAGAAATTGTGCAATTTGAATTCTTTAGGCACTGGAAATGGAAGCTTAAATAAGTGTTCAAGAAGCTGGGTTTCGGTACAACCTTGTTTCGCTGGCATTCAGATCGTGGTCAGTAGTAGTAGTTTCATAGGGGAAAATTTTCCCCTAACAAGAATTCTCCAACTACTGCTCGGAGAAGGACTTGATTTGGTTAGTTGTATTACTACCAAAGTAAATGAAAGGCTGTTGTATACCATCCAATCGGAG GTTAGTGATCCAACAAGCACCAATTTTTCCCAGCTGCAAAAGAATCTAATGGAAGCCATCTCGTCGTGGATTCAATATCCCGCTACctag